One genomic region from Fictibacillus marinisediminis encodes:
- a CDS encoding zinc ribbon domain-containing protein YjdM, giving the protein MSKLPNCPKCSSEYTYEDGSLFVCPECAHEWTSEAELNEDIKVVRDSNGNVLNDGDSVSVIKDLKVKGTSSVIKIGTKVKSIRLVEGDHDIDCKIDGFGAMKLKSEFVKKI; this is encoded by the coding sequence TTGTCTAAATTGCCTAACTGCCCAAAATGCAGCTCAGAGTATACCTACGAGGATGGCAGCCTTTTTGTTTGTCCGGAATGTGCTCATGAGTGGACTAGCGAAGCTGAATTAAATGAAGATATTAAGGTTGTTAGAGATTCAAATGGAAATGTCTTAAATGATGGTGATTCAGTATCCGTCATTAAAGACCTTAAAGTGAAAGGAACATCTTCTGTTATAAAAATAGGAACTAAAGTTAAAAGCATCCGTCTGGTCGAGGGTGACCACGATATTGATTGCAAAATTGACGGTTTTGGCGCCATGAAGTTAAAATCTGAATTTGTAAAGAAGATATAA
- a CDS encoding sigma 54-interacting transcriptional regulator: MKPLTVNKEILESVFSSMSNGVIVVDHNNRILFINSSAQKLIKQEHQDLVGKDIRDFVPNSQIHQVLNSGKSTLGAKMTIAGLQCMVNKTPLYKENQLIGAVSVIQDISQIEHYRSLLKQMEKIIEFSTDGIYVVNSEGITLIVNSAYEAMSGIKRERLIGHHMGDLMNHGYFDQSVSLLVLQDKKRRSILQRIGQQKDVMVTGTPVFNESGEIQMVVTSVRDITQLNELTNELKKAKSFSEMSQNRYTFSTEGNDEKVVFQSIQMKGIIEKVKQIASYPTSILLSGPSGAGKEVIANLVHQLSDRKDMPFIKVNCGAIPEQLLESELFGYEKGAFTGARQEGKVGLLELADKGTVLLDEVGELPLSLQVKLLRVLQEKQIQKLGSSKVKQLDIRIISATNKHLKELVEKGKFREDLYYRLQVIEIAIPPLSQRPEDIEVLLDHFFTYFCKLFNIEKHVSPETKQILQSYHWPGNVRELRNLVESMIVSVPSLTIEPVDLPPHFSIHGNSESVHTFKQRMGQFEKRVIMDALHKKPSIRKAAEYLGVDHSTLVKKMKKWDREINRGIN, from the coding sequence ATGAAACCACTTACTGTGAACAAAGAAATTTTAGAAAGCGTTTTCTCCTCGATGTCCAACGGGGTCATTGTCGTGGACCATAATAATAGGATTCTATTCATAAATTCCTCAGCACAAAAACTAATAAAACAAGAACACCAGGACTTAGTGGGCAAAGATATCCGTGATTTTGTTCCTAATTCACAAATCCATCAGGTTCTTAATAGTGGCAAGAGCACACTCGGAGCGAAAATGACGATAGCAGGGTTGCAATGTATGGTGAATAAAACTCCCTTATATAAGGAAAATCAGCTCATTGGTGCTGTGAGTGTTATACAGGATATTTCTCAAATCGAACATTATCGTTCATTACTCAAGCAAATGGAAAAAATCATCGAATTTTCTACGGATGGCATTTATGTCGTTAATAGTGAAGGAATTACACTCATTGTGAATTCAGCTTACGAGGCTATGTCAGGAATCAAGAGGGAAAGACTTATCGGTCATCACATGGGCGATTTGATGAACCACGGCTACTTTGATCAATCTGTCTCACTCCTTGTCCTGCAGGATAAAAAACGCAGATCGATTCTTCAGCGAATCGGCCAGCAAAAAGATGTCATGGTCACGGGAACTCCCGTTTTCAATGAATCAGGCGAGATTCAAATGGTTGTAACCAGTGTCAGAGACATTACTCAGCTAAATGAACTGACAAATGAGTTGAAGAAGGCAAAAAGCTTTTCTGAAATGAGTCAGAATCGATATACCTTTTCCACGGAGGGAAATGATGAAAAGGTAGTCTTTCAAAGCATTCAAATGAAGGGAATTATAGAAAAAGTAAAACAAATCGCTTCATACCCAACAAGTATATTGCTATCTGGTCCTTCAGGAGCGGGTAAAGAGGTTATTGCTAATTTAGTTCACCAATTAAGTGACAGAAAAGATATGCCTTTTATTAAAGTGAACTGCGGGGCTATCCCTGAACAGCTGCTGGAATCTGAGCTTTTTGGTTATGAAAAAGGGGCGTTTACCGGAGCAAGGCAGGAAGGAAAAGTCGGTCTGCTGGAACTGGCGGACAAGGGGACAGTTTTGCTGGATGAAGTAGGGGAACTTCCATTGTCTTTGCAAGTCAAGTTGCTTCGTGTCCTGCAAGAGAAACAAATTCAAAAATTAGGCAGCAGCAAAGTAAAGCAACTAGACATTAGAATCATTTCAGCAACAAATAAACATTTGAAAGAGTTAGTGGAAAAAGGAAAATTTCGAGAAGACTTATATTACCGGCTGCAAGTGATAGAAATAGCTATTCCTCCATTGAGCCAGCGTCCTGAGGACATCGAAGTCTTACTGGATCATTTTTTTACCTATTTCTGTAAACTATTTAATATCGAAAAGCATGTATCACCCGAAACCAAACAAATTTTACAAAGCTATCATTGGCCGGGGAATGTGAGAGAATTAAGGAATTTAGTGGAGAGCATGATTGTTTCGGTGCCATCACTTACTATTGAACCGGTTGATCTGCCGCCGCACTTTAGTATTCATGGTAACTCAGAGTCTGTTCATACTTTCAAACAAAGAATGGGACAGTTTGAAAAAAGAGTGATTATGGATGCGCTTCACAAGAAACCCTCCATCAGAAAGGCAGCAGAATATTTAGGAGTCGATCACTCGACACTTGTGAAAAAAATGAAAAAGTGGGATAGGGAGATCAACAGAGGGATCAATTGA
- a CDS encoding aldehyde dehydrogenase family protein — MEIKELFINGKWESKERTYALHSPYSGDVIANISMADEADVKKAIEGAKTAYETMKVMPAYKRSEILLNVVQLLRERKEELARIVALEAGKPIRTARGEIDRTIATYQFAAEEAKRIYGETIPMDAAPGGENRLGFTWREPLGVVVAISPFNFPVNLVAHKLGPAFAAGNTVVLKPAEQTPLSALLIAEIFKQAGLPDGALQVITGSGRELSDALITDERVKKVTFTGSAEVGKLIKSKAGLRKVTLELGSNSGLIVEPDAPLEKIVPRCVEGAFSFAGQVCISLQRIYVHDSIYNDFCKRFIEQTKKLTAGDPLDEKTDISAMINLKETERIESWVQEANEQGADIALGGKRDGSVFPPTVLLNVKKDMAVSCQETFAPVVSIVPYHELDEAIHMVNDSSYGLNVAIYTQNILHAIHAAKKLESGGVIINDIPTFRLDHMPYGGVKDSGYGREGIKYAVEEMTELKFVTIKTAF, encoded by the coding sequence ATGGAAATTAAAGAGTTATTCATTAATGGGAAATGGGAATCAAAAGAAAGAACCTATGCACTGCACTCTCCTTATAGCGGGGATGTGATTGCTAACATTAGTATGGCAGATGAGGCAGATGTAAAAAAAGCCATTGAAGGAGCAAAAACAGCCTATGAAACGATGAAAGTGATGCCTGCCTATAAGCGCTCAGAGATTTTGCTGAATGTTGTCCAACTCCTCCGTGAAAGAAAGGAAGAGTTGGCACGAATTGTTGCACTTGAGGCCGGTAAGCCCATTCGGACAGCACGTGGCGAAATTGACCGCACCATCGCTACCTATCAATTTGCAGCGGAAGAGGCAAAACGGATCTATGGAGAAACCATTCCAATGGATGCCGCTCCTGGAGGTGAGAATCGTCTAGGATTTACATGGAGAGAACCATTAGGTGTTGTCGTTGCAATCAGCCCCTTTAATTTTCCGGTTAATCTCGTCGCGCATAAACTAGGACCAGCCTTTGCTGCGGGAAATACAGTTGTATTGAAACCGGCTGAACAAACACCTTTAAGCGCGTTATTAATCGCTGAGATCTTCAAGCAAGCCGGCCTTCCGGATGGAGCTCTTCAAGTGATAACAGGCAGCGGAAGAGAGCTTAGTGACGCTCTTATTACTGATGAAAGAGTTAAAAAAGTAACCTTCACAGGGAGTGCAGAAGTAGGTAAACTGATTAAATCAAAAGCCGGGTTGAGGAAAGTAACATTAGAACTTGGTTCCAATTCAGGGTTAATTGTTGAACCGGATGCCCCGCTGGAAAAAATTGTGCCCCGATGTGTAGAGGGAGCCTTTTCCTTTGCAGGCCAAGTTTGTATTTCACTGCAAAGAATTTATGTTCATGATTCCATTTATAATGATTTTTGTAAGCGTTTTATTGAACAGACAAAAAAATTAACAGCCGGCGATCCTCTCGACGAAAAAACCGATATTAGTGCCATGATTAACCTTAAGGAAACAGAGCGAATTGAGTCGTGGGTCCAGGAAGCTAATGAGCAGGGAGCTGACATTGCACTAGGCGGAAAACGCGACGGCTCGGTCTTCCCGCCAACCGTACTATTAAATGTTAAAAAAGATATGGCGGTTTCCTGCCAAGAAACATTTGCTCCTGTTGTCTCAATCGTTCCCTACCATGAGCTGGATGAAGCCATCCATATGGTCAATGATTCTTCGTATGGATTAAATGTGGCTATCTATACCCAAAACATCCTTCATGCAATACATGCGGCCAAAAAGCTGGAGTCAGGCGGAGTCATTATTAATGATATCCCAACCTTTAGGCTGGATCATATGCCTTATGGCGGAGTAAAGGACAGCGGCTATGGACGTGAAGGAATTAAATATGCCGTTGAAGAAATGACAGAATTAAAATTCGTTACCATAAAAACAGCATTTTAA
- the ahlS gene encoding AhlS family quorum-quenching N-acyl homoserine lactonase, with protein sequence MANIIKPNPKLYVMDNGRMRMDKNWMIAMHSPATVENPNTPTEFVEFPVYTVLIDHPAGKILFDTACNPNSMGPEGRWGKATQQMFPINMGEECYLHNRLEELDVRPEDIKYVIASHLHLDHAGCLELFTNATIIVHEDELNGALQTYARNEKEGAYIWGDIDAWIKNNLQWKTIKRSEDNLELAEGINILNFGSGHAWGMLGLQINMPETGGIILASDAIYTAESFGPPIKPPGIIYDSLGYSNAVEKIRRIAKQTGSQVWFGHDADQFKTFRKSTEGYYE encoded by the coding sequence TTGGCAAATATTATTAAACCTAACCCAAAGCTTTATGTAATGGATAATGGCCGTATGAGAATGGATAAAAACTGGATGATTGCGATGCACAGTCCAGCAACAGTGGAGAATCCCAATACACCAACTGAGTTTGTCGAGTTCCCTGTCTATACTGTACTCATCGACCATCCAGCAGGTAAAATTCTTTTTGATACTGCTTGCAATCCTAACTCAATGGGGCCTGAAGGCCGGTGGGGGAAAGCAACACAGCAAATGTTTCCAATCAATATGGGAGAGGAATGTTATCTTCATAACCGCCTGGAGGAGCTAGATGTAAGACCCGAAGATATTAAATACGTAATAGCATCCCACCTTCACCTTGACCACGCTGGGTGCTTGGAGTTATTTACAAATGCGACAATCATCGTTCATGAAGATGAGCTGAACGGTGCCCTTCAAACGTATGCCCGCAATGAAAAAGAAGGAGCATACATCTGGGGAGATATTGATGCCTGGATAAAAAATAATCTTCAATGGAAAACCATAAAACGAAGTGAAGACAATCTTGAATTAGCAGAAGGAATTAATATCCTTAATTTTGGAAGCGGACATGCCTGGGGTATGCTTGGCCTTCAGATTAACATGCCAGAAACAGGCGGGATTATTCTCGCCTCAGATGCTATTTATACAGCTGAAAGCTTCGGACCGCCGATCAAGCCGCCTGGCATTATCTATGATTCACTGGGCTATTCCAACGCAGTTGAGAAAATACGCAGAATCGCGAAGCAAACTGGTTCCCAAGTCTGGTTTGGACACGATGCTGACCAATTTAAAACATTCCGCAAATCTACTGAAGGATATTACGAATAA
- a CDS encoding iron-containing alcohol dehydrogenase: MSVAKLVFTPLSYTGWGSLKELLPEVAKYAPKRILVITDPMLAKIGIAQRVTEPLEEQGYSVTLYTDVVPEPPVETGEKLVSFTREGEFDMVVGVGGGSALDLAKLASVLAVHDGSAADYLNLSGSKNVEKKGLPKILIPTTSGTGSEVTNISVLSLETTKDVVTHDYLLADVAIIDPELTVSVPAKVTAATGIDALTHAVEAYISVNASPATDGLALQAIRLIGRSLRKAVTDGNNRQARIDMSNGSYIAGLAFFNAGVAGVHALAYPLGGQFHISHGESNAVLLPYVMGYIRKSCTKRMADILNALGGNSAYLSEEEASYKCVEELQRLVSDVGIPAALSGFNVPVSALESLTQDGVKQKRILARSPLPLLEDDIRKIYQVAFNGTIVEPT; encoded by the coding sequence ATGAGTGTCGCAAAGTTAGTTTTCACCCCATTAAGCTACACAGGATGGGGATCACTGAAGGAATTGCTTCCTGAAGTTGCGAAGTATGCGCCAAAGAGAATTCTTGTTATCACAGATCCAATGCTGGCCAAGATAGGAATCGCTCAACGCGTAACAGAACCGCTTGAAGAACAGGGCTATTCTGTCACTTTATACACGGACGTCGTTCCTGAACCTCCTGTAGAAACAGGAGAAAAGCTGGTTTCCTTTACCCGTGAAGGAGAATTTGACATGGTCGTCGGTGTAGGCGGCGGAAGCGCACTCGATTTGGCCAAATTAGCTTCAGTATTGGCTGTGCATGATGGTTCTGCAGCTGATTACTTAAACTTATCCGGCTCTAAAAATGTAGAAAAAAAAGGGTTGCCTAAAATCCTCATTCCGACTACATCCGGAACCGGTTCAGAAGTGACAAATATCTCTGTCCTCTCCTTAGAGACCACAAAAGACGTGGTGACACACGATTATCTTCTCGCGGATGTAGCCATTATTGATCCGGAGCTGACCGTATCGGTTCCCGCCAAAGTAACGGCAGCTACGGGAATTGATGCTTTAACCCATGCAGTGGAAGCCTATATTTCAGTGAATGCAAGCCCTGCCACTGATGGCTTAGCCCTGCAGGCGATCCGCTTAATAGGACGATCCCTTCGGAAGGCCGTTACAGATGGAAATAACCGGCAAGCAAGAATTGATATGAGCAATGGGAGTTATATCGCAGGCCTTGCATTCTTTAACGCGGGAGTAGCCGGAGTTCATGCCTTGGCTTACCCGCTTGGCGGGCAATTTCACATTTCCCACGGTGAATCGAACGCCGTCCTTCTTCCCTATGTAATGGGTTATATTCGGAAAAGCTGCACAAAGCGTATGGCGGACATCTTAAATGCCCTGGGTGGAAATTCTGCCTACTTATCCGAAGAAGAAGCTTCCTATAAATGTGTAGAAGAACTCCAGAGGCTTGTGAGTGATGTTGGAATTCCAGCTGCTTTATCTGGCTTCAATGTACCGGTTTCAGCCCTGGAGAGCTTAACACAGGATGGAGTAAAGCAAAAAAGAATCCTGGCCAGAAGTCCTCTTCCTTTATTAGAAGATGATATTAGGAAAATATATCAAGTCGCCTTTAATGGAACGATCGTAGAGCCAACTTAA
- a CDS encoding MFS transporter: MHAAKLSKRHWLLIFTLTLLTFVLGTSEFVIVGILTDISSSLHITNAKAGTLVSAFAITFAIATPIVMSATSHFPKRKWMLFLIGSFIVLNALCVISTSYIMLLALRMMTAVVTGVLISLAMIVASETMPIAKRGLAISFVFGGFTLANVIGVPIGTVIAEWYNWNATFLFTTLLGGISFFASFFILPKMHSQIRSSMRDQFSLLTHPRILMAFFIPSLGFGATYAIYTYLVPILKGMEAPRSSISLILFGYGFISIFSNILAGKIASYNAIGRLRFVFFLQALVLISLYWTTNHFIFGLVNIGFMSLMAILLTTSTQLYLIDLAGIYQPKATGLAASLMPVASNVGIAFGSALGGFVYHQGNLMNVTWVGGLVAIFASLLTFLSHRLDQKQKTSITEKLIS; encoded by the coding sequence ATGCACGCCGCAAAATTATCCAAGCGACATTGGTTACTCATCTTTACACTTACTTTATTAACATTTGTTCTCGGGACAAGCGAATTTGTTATCGTTGGAATCTTAACCGATATTTCCTCGAGTCTTCATATCACAAATGCAAAAGCAGGCACACTCGTGTCTGCATTTGCGATTACATTTGCCATTGCCACACCAATCGTAATGTCAGCCACAAGCCATTTTCCAAAGCGTAAATGGATGTTGTTTTTGATAGGATCGTTCATTGTCCTGAATGCTTTGTGCGTGATTTCGACGAGCTACATCATGCTCCTTGCACTTCGAATGATGACGGCGGTTGTAACAGGAGTTTTAATCTCTCTTGCTATGATCGTTGCAAGTGAAACCATGCCGATCGCAAAACGCGGACTTGCTATATCCTTCGTTTTCGGTGGTTTTACTCTTGCAAACGTCATTGGAGTACCGATAGGCACTGTCATTGCTGAATGGTATAACTGGAATGCAACCTTCCTGTTTACGACTCTTCTGGGGGGAATTTCATTTTTTGCATCTTTCTTCATTTTGCCTAAAATGCACAGTCAAATTCGCAGCTCGATGCGTGATCAATTTTCTTTATTGACACACCCGCGAATCTTAATGGCTTTTTTCATTCCATCACTTGGATTTGGAGCGACGTATGCCATTTATACGTATCTGGTCCCGATCCTGAAGGGAATGGAAGCACCACGCAGTTCAATCAGTTTGATCTTGTTTGGCTACGGATTTATTTCGATTTTCAGCAACATACTCGCTGGTAAAATTGCCAGCTATAATGCTATCGGACGCCTTCGGTTTGTTTTCTTTTTGCAGGCCTTGGTTCTGATCAGTTTATATTGGACGACAAATCATTTTATCTTTGGATTGGTCAACATTGGCTTTATGTCATTAATGGCCATCCTTTTAACCACCTCTACCCAGCTTTATTTGATAGACCTTGCTGGTATTTATCAGCCAAAAGCAACAGGACTCGCTGCTTCCCTTATGCCTGTGGCAAGCAATGTTGGTATTGCCTTTGGTTCCGCATTAGGCGGATTTGTTTACCATCAAGGAAACTTGATGAATGTGACATGGGTCGGGGGGCTGGTTGCTATCTTTGCAAGTCTTCTAACTTTCCTAAGTCACCGCTTAGACCAAAAACAAAAAACCAGCATAACGGAAAAGCTAATTAGTTAA
- the rlmH gene encoding 23S rRNA (pseudouridine(1915)-N(3))-methyltransferase RlmH: protein MNILVVTVGKLKEKYLKMGIDEYVKRLGPYAKIEIIEVADEKAPETLSDQEMQIVKKAEGERILAKIPQDAHVVAMAIEGKLISSEDLAKNLDQLATYGKSKVAFVIGGSLGLSDEVMKRANEKISFGRITYPHQLMKLVLVEQIYRAFRINRGEPYHK from the coding sequence GTGAATATCTTAGTAGTAACCGTTGGCAAACTGAAAGAAAAGTATTTAAAAATGGGAATTGATGAATACGTAAAGCGGCTCGGGCCATATGCCAAAATAGAAATTATCGAGGTAGCGGACGAAAAAGCGCCTGAAACCTTGAGTGATCAGGAAATGCAGATTGTGAAAAAGGCAGAAGGTGAGCGAATCCTGGCGAAAATCCCACAGGATGCTCATGTTGTTGCCATGGCGATTGAGGGAAAGCTGATCTCTTCAGAAGATTTAGCCAAAAACTTGGACCAGCTGGCGACCTACGGGAAAAGCAAAGTGGCATTTGTTATCGGAGGATCACTGGGGCTTAGTGATGAAGTCATGAAACGGGCGAATGAGAAGATTTCGTTCGGCCGGATCACATATCCGCATCAGTTAATGAAGCTCGTACTGGTGGAGCAGATTTATCGGGCATTCCGGATTAATCGTGGAGAACCGTACCATAAGTAA
- a CDS encoding CxxH/CxxC protein, protein MKKFCCDEHVDIGIDEIVDELEIYPNLELLTETEKLSTTCTYCEKKAIYKVSNE, encoded by the coding sequence TTGAAAAAATTTTGCTGTGATGAACATGTGGATATCGGGATCGATGAGATCGTTGATGAATTGGAAATCTATCCGAATCTGGAGTTATTAACAGAAACAGAAAAGTTATCAACAACATGTACGTATTGCGAAAAAAAGGCCATATATAAAGTATCGAACGAGTGA
- a CDS encoding S1C family serine protease — protein sequence MGYYDDDYESSPRKQKGNRGGFLLAALVGAILGGLLILFSIPALGGMGLLPDNYSSNEDNAGVNEQNGINKNVNVNVTTNVTDAVSKARDAVVEVLNIQQGEFWNQGQQAAGSGSGVIYKKEGGKAYIVTNNHVVKGASRLEITLSNGTKLKGTLRGTDPLMDLAVVEIDGSRVKKVAQFGSSSSLKPGEPAIAIGNPLGTFPGSVTEGVVSSADRTMPVDSDEDGNPDWQAEVIQTDAAINPGNSGGALLNIGGQVIGINSSKIAQQEVEGIGFAIPSDTAKPIIADLERYGEVKRPFLGVGPIPLSQVSSYHRQTTLKLPPSVKSGVVVMDVDPLSPADRAGIKEMDVIVALDDKKIGSPLELRKYLYTKKEVDDKMKITYYSKGKKKITTIKLGLQKSS from the coding sequence ATGGGCTATTATGATGACGATTATGAATCTAGTCCAAGAAAGCAAAAAGGAAACCGAGGCGGATTTTTGCTGGCCGCTCTAGTAGGCGCTATATTAGGCGGCCTGCTCATATTATTTTCAATTCCTGCCCTTGGAGGCATGGGGCTTCTGCCTGATAACTATTCAAGCAATGAAGATAATGCCGGCGTTAATGAGCAAAACGGGATCAACAAAAACGTGAATGTGAACGTCACGACCAACGTCACTGATGCTGTCAGTAAGGCACGGGATGCAGTTGTCGAAGTGCTGAACATCCAGCAAGGTGAGTTCTGGAACCAAGGCCAGCAGGCTGCCGGTTCAGGATCAGGTGTGATCTATAAAAAAGAAGGCGGAAAAGCCTATATCGTGACGAACAATCACGTCGTAAAAGGTGCCAGCCGCCTTGAGATTACACTAAGTAATGGCACGAAGCTGAAGGGCACACTGCGCGGTACGGACCCGCTGATGGATCTGGCGGTAGTTGAAATCGACGGCAGCAGGGTGAAAAAAGTGGCTCAATTTGGGTCATCCAGCTCACTGAAACCGGGTGAGCCGGCCATTGCAATCGGTAACCCGCTCGGAACATTTCCAGGCTCTGTAACAGAGGGGGTTGTCTCCAGTGCTGACCGAACCATGCCAGTTGACAGCGATGAGGACGGCAATCCGGACTGGCAAGCAGAAGTCATCCAAACGGATGCGGCGATCAACCCTGGTAACAGCGGAGGCGCCCTTCTGAATATCGGCGGCCAGGTAATCGGCATTAACTCCAGTAAAATTGCACAGCAGGAAGTAGAAGGAATTGGATTCGCCATCCCTTCTGATACAGCTAAGCCGATTATCGCGGACCTTGAGCGTTACGGCGAAGTTAAACGCCCATTCCTGGGTGTTGGCCCTATCCCATTATCACAAGTCAGCAGCTATCACCGTCAAACGACGTTAAAGCTGCCGCCAAGTGTTAAATCAGGTGTCGTGGTTATGGATGTTGATCCATTATCACCAGCTGACCGGGCAGGGATCAAAGAGATGGATGTTATTGTCGCACTCGATGACAAGAAGATCGGCTCTCCACTTGAGCTTCGCAAATATCTGTATACGAAAAAAGAAGTAGACGATAAGATGAAAATTACGTACTACAGCAAAGGCAAAAAGAAAATCACGACCATTAAACTGGGTCTTCAGAAGTCTTCATAA
- a CDS encoding MBL fold metallo-hydrolase — MSLQFSVLASGSTGNAIYVETGNARLLVDAGLSAKQMKLLFEKANCCELDQLDGILVTHEHSDHIKGLGVLARKYKLPVYANAKTWKAMNGLIGEVDTEQKFDFEMETVRTFGDLEVESFGVSHDAAEPMFYVFHHEGKKLTLMTDTGYVSDRMKGITKHSDAFVIESNHDINMLMMGRYPWNIKRRILGDHGHISNEDCGFALADLIGDQTRRIYLAHLSKDNNMKDIAHLAVKQTLENKGFVIGEDLQLYHTDAAQPTDLVLV; from the coding sequence ATGAGTTTGCAATTCAGCGTGCTGGCAAGCGGCAGTACCGGAAACGCGATTTACGTGGAAACGGGGAATGCGCGCCTGCTTGTTGATGCCGGCCTTAGCGCAAAGCAGATGAAACTCTTATTTGAAAAAGCAAACTGCTGTGAACTGGATCAGCTGGACGGTATTCTCGTAACCCATGAACATAGCGATCATATAAAAGGACTCGGAGTTTTGGCACGAAAGTATAAACTGCCAGTCTATGCCAACGCAAAAACATGGAAAGCGATGAACGGGCTGATCGGTGAAGTGGATACGGAACAGAAATTTGATTTTGAAATGGAAACGGTCCGCACATTCGGTGATCTGGAGGTTGAGTCCTTTGGTGTTTCCCATGATGCGGCCGAGCCGATGTTTTATGTCTTCCATCATGAAGGAAAAAAGCTGACGCTTATGACGGATACCGGCTATGTCAGTGACCGGATGAAAGGAATCACAAAGCACAGCGATGCGTTTGTGATCGAATCGAACCATGATATCAATATGCTGATGATGGGGCGCTATCCTTGGAACATCAAACGAAGGATCCTTGGCGATCACGGCCATATTTCCAATGAAGACTGCGGGTTTGCTCTTGCAGATCTGATAGGCGACCAGACGAGACGAATCTACCTCGCCCATCTGAGCAAAGACAACAATATGAAAGATATTGCTCATCTTGCTGTAAAACAGACCCTTGAAAACAAAGGGTTTGTGATCGGTGAAGATCTGCAGCTTTATCATACGGATGCAGCCCAGCCGACTGACTTGGTGCTTGTTTAA
- a CDS encoding two-component system regulatory protein YycI: MDWKKTKTIFILTFLILNIFLGYQLSQKMDKSNLKYLSEQPLEKRLADNNIDYKDSLPQSYKDHQTLISGQRAPFSANEIKSKTSKLDSSSTDTTLIFNLKKPLELDKNDLVKDVSQFLKDDVYRGDEYRFYKKDTKNHKIWFTQIYQGQPLFFDTDDDTNRPSGMVMFEWNEKGFLTRYTQTFISVYRQGTPQEIISPMKALGSLFNTQHLSSGDKINKIVLGYYSLANVEDVQVYAPTWSIETEDAHFLVNATDSSIQEIDREQ, translated from the coding sequence ATGGATTGGAAAAAAACTAAGACGATTTTTATTCTGACGTTCCTGATTCTGAATATCTTTCTCGGGTACCAGCTCTCGCAGAAAATGGACAAGAGCAATCTCAAGTACCTGTCTGAGCAGCCTCTTGAAAAAAGGCTGGCGGACAACAATATTGATTACAAAGATAGTCTTCCGCAGAGCTATAAGGACCATCAAACCCTGATTAGCGGTCAGCGGGCTCCTTTTTCAGCGAACGAGATTAAATCAAAAACGAGTAAGCTGGACAGCAGCAGTACAGATACGACGCTCATTTTTAACTTAAAAAAGCCGCTGGAGCTGGATAAGAACGACCTTGTCAAAGATGTTTCTCAATTTCTGAAAGATGACGTCTACCGGGGCGATGAATACCGATTCTATAAAAAAGACACGAAGAACCATAAGATTTGGTTTACACAAATCTATCAAGGACAACCACTTTTCTTTGATACGGATGATGATACGAACCGCCCGAGCGGAATGGTGATGTTCGAATGGAATGAAAAGGGTTTTCTCACCCGCTATACACAAACTTTTATTTCTGTGTACAGACAGGGTACGCCGCAGGAAATTATTTCGCCTATGAAAGCATTAGGTAGCTTGTTTAATACCCAGCACCTTTCAAGCGGTGACAAAATTAATAAGATTGTTCTCGGTTATTATAGTCTGGCAAATGTGGAGGATGTGCAGGTATATGCGCCAACGTGGTCTATCGAAACGGAGGATGCTCATTTTCTTGTGAACGCAACAGACAGCTCCATTCAGGAGATTGACAGAGAACAATAG